The DNA window TATCGTTCTCGTGGGCGGTCATCTTGGTCCCGGGGAAAAGCTTCATTGTCTCCCTTTCAGAGCTTACAACACCCCGGCGGGTTTTATCGAGACCGACGGGAAACTCGTCTCCCTGATAGATTCCCGCTTTGATCTTCATTATTCCGGCGGAGTTGACAACACAACGGAAGTACAGCTTCCTCTTATCGCGTTTTATCATCCGGATACGCCGGTTGTCGTGCTTCGTGCTCCCCCTTCCGGGCTTGCGTCTGAACTCGGTCAGATGCTTGCGGAATATGAAAAAGAAAAGAGCGTAAAGATCGGGGTGATCGGATCCACCGATCTGACCCACTATGGTCCCGGCTACGGTTTTACTCCCAGGGGCCCTGTTGGAGAGGCCTATGCCTGGATCCGGGAGGTCAACGACCATCGCTTTATTCAGGCTGCCATGAAGGGGGATGTGCAGCAGCTTCTGCGACTCGGCCTGGCTGAACGCTCGGCCTGTTCTCCCGGTGCGGCTGCAGCCGCG is part of the Marispirochaeta aestuarii genome and encodes:
- the amrB gene encoding AmmeMemoRadiSam system protein B; amino-acid sequence: MREGIHNPGLPSGWYPRSMEKIRSFLGELDRGDAIPHGCACIVPHAGWTFSGRTAARAIASLEACDVIVLVGGHLGPGEKLHCLPFRAYNTPAGFIETDGKLVSLIDSRFDLHYSGGVDNTTEVQLPLIAFYHPDTPVVVLRAPPSGLASELGQMLAEYEKEKSVKIGVIGSTDLTHYGPGYGFTPRGPVGEAYAWIREVNDHRFIQAAMKGDVQQLLRLGLAERSACSPGAAAAAVSFAFSSGCSRSQLLEYTTSYDMMPSENLVGYAAVLYSPA